A genomic window from Acidobacteriota bacterium includes:
- a CDS encoding phytoene/squalene synthase family protein, translating to MTTTMQSLTAQQLMRRRGSTFAWAGMLLPAEQQRDIARLYGFCRTVDDWADEGGDPAAAGFRLEALRRALRRGDDGHPEGAVLLALAERYGFGVEPAIALLDGMLEDLGSVRVRTRGELVRYAYRVAGTVGEMMCPILGCRNARAVPFAIDLGIAMQLTNIARDVLEDAERGRIYLPLPPGVEAGDLLAGRPAAREAAYEQVLAALALADQHYRSADRGVALLPARSRPAVLVASRVYEAIGNEIRLGGRRAYWRRRARVGKGRRLWHSARALAALPRLPAGGRHEACLHAPLARLSGGLP from the coding sequence ATGACGACGACGATGCAGAGCCTGACGGCCCAGCAGCTCATGCGGCGACGGGGATCGACCTTCGCCTGGGCCGGCATGCTGCTGCCGGCGGAGCAGCAGCGCGATATCGCGCGCCTCTATGGCTTCTGTCGCACGGTCGACGATTGGGCCGATGAAGGAGGGGATCCGGCGGCGGCCGGGTTCCGCCTCGAGGCTTTGCGGCGGGCCCTGCGGCGGGGCGATGACGGTCATCCGGAAGGAGCGGTCCTGCTGGCGCTGGCCGAGCGCTACGGATTCGGCGTCGAGCCGGCGATTGCCCTCCTCGATGGCATGCTCGAAGACTTGGGGTCGGTGCGGGTGCGGACTCGCGGCGAGCTGGTGCGCTACGCCTATCGCGTGGCCGGCACCGTCGGCGAGATGATGTGCCCCATCCTCGGCTGCCGCAACGCCCGCGCGGTGCCCTTCGCCATCGATCTCGGCATTGCGATGCAGCTCACCAACATCGCTCGCGACGTGCTCGAGGATGCCGAGCGTGGTCGCATTTACCTGCCGCTGCCGCCGGGAGTCGAGGCCGGCGACCTGCTGGCCGGCCGCCCGGCGGCTCGCGAGGCGGCCTACGAGCAGGTGTTGGCGGCCCTGGCGCTGGCGGATCAGCACTATCGCAGCGCCGATCGGGGTGTGGCGCTGCTGCCGGCACGCAGTCGGCCGGCGGTGCTGGTGGCGAGCCGGGTCTACGAGGCGATTGGAAACGAGATTCGTCTGGGCGGCCGGCGGGCCTACTGGCGCCGGCGCGCGCGGGTCGGGAAGGGTCGCCGCCTGTGGCACTCGGCCCGAGCCCTGGCGGCACTGCCTCGCCTGCCCGCCGGCGGCCGTCACGAAGCGTGCCTCCATGCGCCCCTGGCGCGCCTCTCCGGCGGGCTGCCATGA
- a CDS encoding DinB family protein, which yields MRDTVIQQLETTMWAVRQNLADLRHEESLQLPAGGGSCANWVLGHLLHTGDSLLQVLGGERVTSREAMAPYHRGAGPLTAEDARPLAELLADLERSHQRIIARLQEISPEELAAPSPISPRRDVSETVGSFAVLLAFHQAYHAGQLGILRRLAGHPGAMG from the coding sequence ATGCGAGACACGGTCATCCAGCAGCTCGAAACGACGATGTGGGCGGTGCGGCAGAACCTCGCCGACCTGCGCCACGAGGAGAGCCTGCAGCTTCCTGCCGGCGGCGGCTCCTGCGCCAATTGGGTGCTCGGCCATCTGCTCCACACCGGCGACAGCCTGCTGCAGGTGCTCGGTGGCGAGCGCGTCACCTCCCGCGAGGCGATGGCGCCCTACCACCGCGGCGCGGGGCCGTTGACTGCGGAGGACGCCCGGCCCCTCGCCGAGCTGCTGGCCGACCTAGAGCGCAGCCACCAGCGGATCATCGCCCGTCTGCAGGAGATTAGTCCCGAGGAGCTGGCGGCGCCGTCACCGATCTCGCCGCGCCGGGACGTTTCGGAGACGGTCGGCTCCTTCGCCGTCCTGTTGGCCTTTCACCAGGCCTACCACGCCGGGCAGCTCGGCATCCTGCGCCGCCTCGCCGGACACCCCGGCGCGATGGGCTGA
- the crtI gene encoding phytoene desaturase family protein translates to MVIGGGFGGMAAALRLRAAGHAVVLIERLDQLGGRARVFERDGFTFDAGPTVITAPFLFEELFELFDKRIEDYVEMVPVEPWYRMLFPDGRHFDYGGTLEDTLAEIARFEPADQDGYRRLLAHSRRLFDKGFTELADQPFGSPWDMLRVVPDLMRLRADRSVSALVAKHLRHPLLRQAFSLHPLLVGGNPFTTTSIYSLIHYLERQWGVHFPIGGTGALVAALGRLLAEVGVEVRLATTVDEIEVTDGRAQGVRLASGERIAAARVISAGDPAFVYKHLLGPEVRRRWSDRRLERLQYSMGLFVLYFGTDRVYPEVAHHTILFGPRFEGLLADIFERRTLASDFSLYLHRPTATDPGLAPAGQDGFYVLSPVPNLSADIDWQTVGPQYQESILRHLEARLLPDLRRHLVTAFHVTPRYFRDELLSVRGAGFSAQPVLRQSAWFRFHNRCADIRDLYFVGAGTHPGAGVPGVLSSAKVLSNVLAREGVAA, encoded by the coding sequence GTGGTCATCGGTGGTGGCTTCGGCGGCATGGCGGCGGCTCTTCGCCTGCGTGCCGCCGGCCATGCCGTCGTCCTGATCGAGCGCCTCGACCAGCTCGGCGGCCGGGCGCGGGTGTTCGAGCGCGACGGCTTCACGTTCGATGCCGGGCCGACGGTGATCACGGCCCCCTTTCTCTTCGAAGAGCTCTTCGAGCTGTTCGACAAGCGGATCGAGGATTACGTCGAGATGGTGCCTGTCGAGCCTTGGTACCGCATGCTGTTTCCGGACGGTCGCCATTTCGACTATGGCGGGACCTTGGAGGACACCCTCGCCGAGATCGCTCGCTTCGAGCCTGCCGACCAAGACGGCTACCGGCGCTTGCTGGCGCACTCCCGGCGTCTCTTCGACAAAGGATTCACGGAGCTCGCCGACCAACCCTTCGGCTCGCCCTGGGACATGCTGCGGGTCGTGCCCGACCTGATGCGCCTGCGGGCCGATCGCTCGGTCTCGGCGCTGGTCGCCAAGCACCTCCGGCACCCTCTGTTGCGTCAAGCCTTCAGCCTTCACCCGTTGCTGGTCGGAGGCAATCCCTTCACCACCACCAGCATCTACAGTCTGATCCACTACCTCGAGCGGCAGTGGGGTGTGCACTTCCCCATCGGCGGTACCGGAGCCCTGGTGGCGGCCCTCGGCCGGTTGCTCGCCGAGGTCGGCGTCGAGGTGCGGCTGGCCACCACCGTCGACGAGATCGAGGTGACGGACGGCCGGGCCCAGGGCGTGCGATTGGCTTCCGGCGAGCGCATCGCGGCGGCGCGAGTGATCTCGGCCGGCGATCCGGCCTTCGTTTACAAGCATCTCTTGGGCCCCGAAGTCCGCCGCCGCTGGAGCGATCGTCGACTCGAGCGCTTGCAGTACTCGATGGGTCTCTTCGTGCTCTACTTCGGCACCGATCGGGTCTACCCGGAGGTCGCGCACCACACCATTCTGTTCGGACCGCGCTTCGAGGGTCTGCTGGCGGACATCTTCGAGCGCCGCACCCTGGCTTCCGATTTCAGCCTTTATCTGCACCGTCCGACGGCGACCGATCCGGGATTGGCGCCGGCCGGTCAGGACGGTTTCTATGTGCTCTCGCCGGTACCCAATCTCAGTGCCGACATCGATTGGCAAACGGTCGGCCCGCAGTACCAGGAGAGCATCCTGCGGCATCTCGAAGCTCGACTGTTGCCGGATCTCCGGCGACACCTGGTGACCGCCTTCCACGTCACGCCGCGCTACTTCCGCGACGAGCTGCTGAGCGTGCGCGGTGCCGGTTTCTCGGCCCAGCCGGTGCTGCGGCAATCGGCCTGGTTCCGCTTTCACAACCGCTGCGCCGACATTCGGGATCTCTACTTCGTCGGCGCCGGCACCCATCCCGGCGCGGGAGTGCCGGGAGTGCTGTCGTCGGCCAAGGTGCTCAGCAACGTGTTGGCGCGGGAGGGAGTGGCGGCATGA
- a CDS encoding IPTL-CTERM sorting domain-containing protein, with the protein MAWLLAPGVLSAATFTVDSVGDAPDIVIDGVCATAGGDCTLRAAILEANATPGADDIEFSIPGAGVQTITPGGQLPPLTEAVTVDGYTQPGASANSLATGSDAVLLIELEGSGAGAAAGLRVLASNCTVRGLVINRWSGAGILSFGTVSGALFEGNFLGINAAGTAALGNAAGISLTGAAVTGNTIGGSTPAARNVISGNGLGVALSNGAASNVVAGNYIGLNAAGDAALGNGTQGVVIQGAASDNTVGGGVGFGNVISGNGAFGVWLREAGTTGNSIQSNLIGTNPEGLIALGNQGAGVSISDGASGNTVGGGGNNGNVISGNGAHGVQIRSAGTSGNVVAGNLIGPDGSGAGALPNSLDGVSILEGAADNTIGGTAGGAGNVISGNTLAGVAILDPATTGNLVQGNLIGVASTGAAALPNGDDGVRIVAAPSNVVGGTAAGARNVISGNGDRGVEISDTAAVPTATGNRVEGNFIGTDLAGTAALANATSGVIVVNAGPNAIGGTAAGAGNLISGNTLSGVRLFGALTTGNSIEGNLIGTDAAGTADLGNGAYGVQAGSSAAANRIGGSSAAARNVISGNELDGVFFSENSFGHVLQGNFIGTDFSGALPLPNSGHGILILDSADNVIGGLVLGAGNVISANLGNGLTIQGGGASGTIVQGNRIGTTVSGLLPLGNASRGIAVGVGSASTQIGGLVVGAANLISANGQAGIRMVGTTAPTVEGNWIGPDATGTVSLGNGDQGIQVLGGTAGATIGGTATGALNLISGNSGGGISVTGGSIATVIEGNWIGTQVSGSGALANLAYGVNVSDGSSGTAVGGPDPGAGNLISGNSSEGVRIAGAGTSGTLVQGNFIGTNVAGTAVVPNGAGIFVTAGNEVSVQDNVILNNPQGIRLAGGATFAAGSSRNCVVFNGDGVLNTAGPETAFTNNWWGSADGPSGVGPGSGDTVSVDIAFAPFLAAPPSAACPTKMADLSIAKTDSPDPVVAGNSLTYSLEVTNNGPDDAFNVVVSDTLPAGVTLVSTAGCSEDPNGAPTCTLGAIAAGASAVYTIEVDVAVAAVGQITNVATVSATTADPVSANDTASEDTTVEAPVADLAITKVATPDPVSAGEILTYDIEVSNAGPDPATNVVVTETLPPEVTFVRTAGCAEDPDGVPTCTLETIAAGASASYAVEVAVDLDASGTIFNQVMVSSDATDPNPGDEIFTESVEVTSPLEEIPTLSPVGLLAIVLLLGLAAMAAMRRRGVE; encoded by the coding sequence ATGGCCTGGCTCTTGGCCCCGGGAGTCCTTTCGGCAGCGACCTTCACGGTCGACAGCGTCGGAGACGCACCGGATATCGTGATCGATGGAGTCTGCGCGACGGCTGGCGGGGACTGCACGTTGCGGGCGGCAATCCTGGAAGCCAATGCGACTCCGGGCGCCGACGACATCGAGTTCTCGATTCCGGGAGCGGGGGTTCAAACCATCACTCCGGGAGGGCAGTTGCCTCCTTTGACGGAGGCCGTCACCGTCGATGGCTACACCCAGCCCGGCGCCTCTGCCAACTCTCTCGCCACGGGGTCCGATGCGGTCCTGCTGATTGAGCTCGAGGGCAGCGGGGCCGGTGCCGCTGCCGGCCTTCGGGTCCTGGCCTCCAATTGCACGGTTCGGGGTTTGGTCATCAACCGGTGGTCCGGGGCGGGAATCCTCTCTTTCGGGACGGTTTCCGGAGCGCTCTTCGAAGGGAACTTCCTGGGTATCAATGCGGCGGGAACAGCGGCTTTGGGCAACGCCGCCGGCATCTCCTTGACCGGCGCCGCCGTCACCGGTAACACCATCGGCGGCTCGACCCCAGCGGCCAGAAATGTCATTTCCGGCAACGGGTTGGGAGTCGCCCTCTCGAACGGTGCTGCTTCCAACGTGGTTGCTGGAAACTACATCGGCCTCAACGCCGCAGGGGACGCGGCATTGGGCAACGGCACCCAGGGTGTCGTGATCCAGGGAGCGGCGAGTGACAACACGGTCGGAGGTGGGGTCGGATTCGGCAATGTGATTTCCGGCAATGGCGCCTTCGGCGTTTGGCTTCGGGAAGCCGGCACCACCGGCAACAGCATCCAAAGCAACCTCATCGGCACCAATCCAGAGGGTCTCATCGCGCTGGGCAACCAGGGTGCGGGGGTGTCGATCTCCGATGGAGCCAGCGGCAACACCGTCGGTGGCGGCGGCAACAACGGCAATGTGATCTCCGGCAACGGCGCCCACGGAGTTCAAATTCGCTCCGCCGGCACGTCCGGTAACGTCGTCGCCGGCAACCTCATCGGCCCCGACGGCTCCGGTGCCGGTGCTTTGCCGAACAGCCTCGATGGTGTCTCGATTCTCGAAGGCGCCGCAGACAACACGATTGGTGGTACGGCCGGCGGTGCCGGCAACGTGATCTCCGGCAATACCCTGGCTGGAGTCGCCATTCTGGACCCGGCGACTACCGGCAACCTCGTTCAAGGAAACCTCATCGGCGTCGCGAGCACCGGCGCCGCCGCGCTTCCCAACGGCGACGACGGAGTGCGCATCGTGGCCGCGCCGTCCAACGTCGTGGGCGGCACGGCCGCTGGCGCTCGGAACGTCATCTCCGGAAACGGCGACAGAGGTGTCGAAATCTCCGACACGGCAGCGGTGCCCACTGCGACGGGCAACCGAGTGGAAGGCAACTTCATCGGCACCGATCTCGCCGGGACGGCGGCCCTTGCCAACGCCACGTCCGGTGTGATCGTGGTCAACGCGGGCCCCAACGCCATCGGTGGCACGGCCGCCGGTGCCGGCAACCTCATCTCCGGCAATACTCTCTCCGGCGTGCGCCTGTTCGGTGCGTTGACCACCGGCAATTCGATCGAAGGCAATCTGATCGGTACCGACGCTGCCGGCACGGCAGACCTGGGAAATGGGGCCTATGGGGTCCAGGCGGGCTCCTCGGCTGCCGCGAACCGCATTGGCGGTTCCTCGGCGGCAGCCCGCAACGTGATCTCAGGCAACGAGCTCGACGGTGTGTTCTTCTCTGAAAACTCCTTCGGCCACGTCCTGCAAGGCAACTTCATCGGCACGGATTTCAGCGGTGCGCTGCCCCTTCCCAACAGCGGCCACGGGATCCTCATCCTCGACTCGGCGGACAACGTCATTGGCGGGTTGGTCCTCGGGGCGGGCAACGTGATCTCCGCCAATCTGGGGAACGGCCTCACCATTCAAGGTGGGGGGGCCTCGGGGACGATCGTGCAGGGCAACAGGATCGGCACCACAGTCTCTGGATTGCTTCCCTTGGGGAACGCCTCGCGGGGCATCGCGGTCGGTGTGGGCTCGGCATCTACCCAGATTGGCGGCCTGGTGGTGGGCGCCGCCAATTTGATTTCCGCCAACGGGCAGGCGGGCATCCGCATGGTCGGCACGACCGCACCCACGGTCGAAGGGAATTGGATCGGCCCGGATGCCACGGGCACTGTGAGTCTGGGCAACGGGGATCAGGGGATTCAAGTGCTCGGTGGCACCGCCGGTGCGACCATCGGGGGGACCGCTACCGGAGCCCTAAATCTGATCTCGGGGAATTCCGGCGGCGGAATCTCCGTCACCGGAGGCTCCATCGCCACGGTGATCGAGGGCAATTGGATCGGTACGCAGGTGTCCGGCAGCGGTGCGTTGGCCAACTTGGCCTATGGCGTCAACGTCTCCGACGGCTCTTCTGGGACGGCCGTTGGTGGCCCCGACCCTGGCGCCGGGAACTTGATCTCCGGTAATTCGAGCGAGGGTGTGCGGATCGCGGGAGCGGGAACCTCCGGCACTCTCGTTCAGGGCAACTTCATCGGGACGAACGTCGCCGGGACAGCGGTCGTTCCCAATGGCGCCGGAATCTTCGTCACTGCCGGCAATGAAGTGTCTGTCCAAGACAACGTGATTCTGAACAATCCCCAGGGAATTCGGCTGGCCGGCGGCGCCACCTTCGCCGCCGGTTCGAGCCGAAACTGTGTCGTTTTCAACGGCGATGGCGTGTTGAACACGGCCGGGCCGGAGACGGCTTTCACCAACAACTGGTGGGGCTCCGCGGACGGCCCCTCGGGCGTGGGGCCGGGCAGTGGGGACACCGTCAGCGTCGACATTGCTTTCGCCCCGTTCCTGGCCGCCCCGCCGTCGGCTGCTTGTCCCACCAAGATGGCCGATCTGAGCATTGCCAAGACCGACTCTCCGGACCCGGTGGTGGCCGGCAACAGCTTGACCTACAGCCTCGAGGTCACCAACAACGGTCCCGACGATGCTTTCAACGTGGTGGTGAGCGACACGCTCCCGGCCGGTGTGACGCTGGTGAGCACGGCGGGTTGTAGTGAGGATCCCAACGGGGCTCCAACCTGCACCCTTGGTGCGATTGCCGCCGGGGCCAGCGCCGTGTACACCATCGAGGTCGACGTGGCCGTGGCCGCCGTCGGGCAGATCACCAACGTCGCGACGGTCTCCGCCACCACCGCCGATCCGGTCTCCGCGAACGACACCGCCAGCGAGGACACCACGGTGGAGGCGCCGGTGGCGGACCTCGCGATCACCAAGGTGGCGACTCCGGACCCGGTGTCAGCGGGAGAGATCTTGACTTACGACATCGAGGTCTCCAACGCCGGACCGGACCCGGCGACCAACGTGGTCGTCACGGAGACGTTGCCACCGGAGGTGACCTTCGTGAGGACCGCGGGCTGCGCCGAGGATCCCGACGGAGTGCCCACCTGTACTTTGGAAACGATCGCTGCGGGGGCGAGCGCCTCCTATGCCGTCGAGGTTGCCGTAGACCTCGATGCGTCGGGGACGATCTTCAATCAAGTGATGGTCTCTTCGGACGCAACGGATCCGAATCCGGGCGACGAGATCTTCACCGAGTCCGTGGAGGTGACGAGCCCCCTTGAGGAGATTCCCACCCTGAGCCCGGTGGGCTTGCTGGCCATCGTCCTGCTCCTCGGCCTGGCGGCGATGGCGGCCATGCGTCGGCGAGGCGTGGAGTAG
- a CDS encoding Brp/Blh family beta-carotene 15,15'-dioxygenase has protein sequence MADATVLGTHRQFSALLPWGMAFAVPTVPENVQVAVLAIGVVCLGLPHGALDHLVARPALVPRWGRAWLPLFLLAYLGLAAVALAAWIWLPAVTLLAFLALSVVHFGGDASDGEKPSPAAVMAWGGAPVILPCWFHPAEVAAVFDLLVVGGDEGGLESIVRGAALPALLLWSAAVLWHHRGLLYRIDRAQGLSLATLVGLVVLFARLPPLMAFAIYFCGIHSLRHLLELRSEVPAAQAARPGRWLVFQAAPLTLATVGLALLAGPALTADLQLSEAVLRLVFWGLAALTVPHMLLLLWWHADRASGREAAG, from the coding sequence ATGGCTGATGCCACGGTCCTCGGGACTCACCGGCAGTTCTCGGCCTTGTTGCCCTGGGGGATGGCCTTTGCGGTGCCGACGGTGCCGGAGAACGTGCAGGTCGCCGTGCTGGCGATCGGGGTGGTTTGCCTCGGCTTGCCCCACGGTGCGCTCGATCATCTGGTCGCTCGGCCCGCCCTCGTGCCGCGCTGGGGGCGGGCTTGGCTACCGCTCTTTCTGCTCGCCTACCTCGGCCTCGCGGCGGTGGCCCTCGCGGCATGGATCTGGTTGCCGGCAGTGACCCTGCTGGCCTTTCTGGCGCTATCCGTCGTCCACTTCGGAGGCGATGCGTCCGACGGCGAGAAGCCTTCCCCGGCGGCCGTGATGGCCTGGGGCGGGGCGCCGGTGATTTTGCCCTGCTGGTTCCATCCCGCGGAGGTGGCGGCGGTTTTCGATTTGCTCGTGGTTGGAGGTGATGAGGGAGGTTTGGAGTCGATCGTGCGGGGAGCGGCGCTCCCCGCACTGCTTCTCTGGTCCGCGGCCGTTCTTTGGCACCACCGGGGCCTGCTGTACCGGATCGATCGCGCCCAGGGCCTCTCCTTGGCGACTCTCGTCGGGCTGGTGGTGCTGTTTGCCCGGCTTCCGCCCCTGATGGCCTTCGCGATCTACTTCTGTGGCATCCACTCGTTGCGACACCTTCTCGAGCTGCGTTCCGAGGTGCCGGCGGCGCAGGCGGCTCGTCCCGGCCGCTGGTTGGTCTTCCAAGCGGCGCCCCTGACCCTCGCCACGGTGGGTCTGGCCTTGCTGGCCGGGCCGGCCCTGACGGCTGACCTGCAGCTCTCGGAAGCGGTTCTGCGGCTGGTCTTCTGGGGCCTGGCGGCGCTCACCGTGCCCCACATGCTCCTCCTCCTCTGGTGGCATGCGGACCGCGCTTCCGGGCGCGAGGCGGCGGGATGA
- a CDS encoding lycopene cyclase family protein, with product MNPVQATGERFDIVILGGGLAGLSLAWRLVDGLGPTRRIAIVEPRETYRADRTWCFWNLESHRFEHLVDRRWHRWRVAGSWGELERGSQRQPYERVPAEAFYGAALDLLADSSNVELVLGARAERVAEQDGEVSVTTSAGELTASLVFDSRPPSSRSGALEQRFAGWQVRSENPCFDPRAVTLMDFQEDPRAEGLHFFYVLPDSLFEALVEDTWIAPEGAPEPIHEDHLRRYLEVRYGLTEFEIVRRESGAIPMDPGLARRPVRGRVLPLGTRGGAVRPATGYAFLQIQRQCDRLAQQLLRRSDELPEISMPSPISGLDRWMDTLFLAYLRRHPRRMPQLFRALFEHTRPDALSRFLAGGGSFADRWAAMRALPKRPMLGQALRWVTHHG from the coding sequence ATGAACCCGGTGCAGGCCACCGGCGAGAGGTTCGACATCGTCATCCTCGGCGGTGGCTTGGCCGGTCTCAGCCTGGCCTGGCGCCTCGTCGATGGTCTCGGTCCGACGCGGCGGATCGCCATCGTCGAGCCGCGGGAGACCTATCGCGCCGACCGCACCTGGTGCTTCTGGAATCTCGAGTCGCACCGCTTCGAGCACCTGGTGGATCGCCGCTGGCACCGCTGGCGGGTTGCCGGCTCCTGGGGAGAGCTCGAGCGCGGCTCCCAAAGGCAGCCCTACGAGCGGGTGCCGGCGGAAGCGTTCTACGGCGCGGCCCTCGACCTGCTCGCTGACAGCTCGAATGTCGAGCTCGTTCTGGGGGCGCGGGCCGAACGGGTGGCTGAGCAGGACGGCGAGGTTAGCGTCACCACTTCCGCTGGCGAGCTGACGGCGTCGCTGGTCTTCGACAGCCGTCCGCCGTCGTCGCGATCGGGCGCCCTCGAGCAACGCTTCGCGGGCTGGCAGGTGCGTTCCGAGAACCCTTGTTTCGATCCCCGGGCGGTGACGTTGATGGACTTCCAGGAGGATCCTCGGGCGGAGGGTCTGCACTTCTTCTACGTTCTGCCCGACTCCCTCTTCGAAGCCCTGGTCGAAGACACCTGGATCGCGCCCGAGGGCGCTCCGGAGCCGATCCACGAGGATCACCTGCGGCGCTATCTCGAGGTCCGCTATGGATTGACCGAGTTCGAGATCGTGCGCCGCGAGTCGGGAGCGATCCCGATGGATCCGGGCCTCGCGCGGCGGCCGGTGCGGGGGCGGGTGTTGCCGCTCGGGACCCGCGGCGGCGCGGTGCGTCCCGCCACCGGCTACGCCTTCCTTCAGATTCAGCGCCAGTGCGACCGCCTCGCCCAGCAGCTCCTGCGCCGTTCGGACGAGCTGCCGGAGATCTCGATGCCATCGCCCATCTCCGGCCTCGACCGCTGGATGGACACGCTCTTCCTGGCCTACCTGCGGCGTCACCCTCGCCGTATGCCGCAGCTCTTCCGGGCGCTCTTCGAGCACACCCGGCCGGACGCCCTCAGTCGGTTCCTCGCCGGCGGCGGTTCCTTCGCCGATCGCTGGGCGGCGATGCGAGCCTTGCCGAAGCGACCGATGCTCGGCCAAGCCCTGCGCTGGGTGACCCACCATGGCTGA
- a CDS encoding class I SAM-dependent methyltransferase, translating into MSNTHSNSDWATSRGAHWRDYAAGMEATFAPLDGSLIQVLRMETACRIAEIGCGGGATTLELRRRAPEGSVVHGFDISSDLVEAAKARIPLADKSIEFKLADAATEPPPSQLYDRLTSRFGVMFFDDPMAAFSNLRRWLSPDGRFTFAVWGPPTDNPWMSTVREAAVGIVDLPEAEDDQPGPFRYAQAERFVALLEAAGFRDVETTPWREKLATGGGLPAAEAADFALDSFSIGELITAAGDEARAAVRRILIEKFSRHLEDGVVRMRAAVNLVSGAPSHRT; encoded by the coding sequence ATGAGCAACACCCACTCCAACTCCGACTGGGCCACGTCCCGCGGCGCTCACTGGCGCGATTACGCCGCCGGCATGGAGGCGACCTTCGCGCCCCTCGATGGGTCTCTGATTCAAGTCCTGCGCATGGAGACCGCCTGCCGCATCGCCGAGATCGGCTGCGGCGGGGGCGCCACGACTCTGGAGTTGCGGCGGCGGGCCCCCGAGGGCAGCGTCGTGCACGGCTTCGACATCTCCTCGGACCTGGTCGAGGCGGCGAAGGCGAGGATTCCCCTCGCGGACAAGAGCATCGAGTTCAAGCTCGCAGACGCCGCCACCGAACCGCCGCCGTCGCAGCTCTACGACCGGCTGACGTCGCGCTTCGGAGTGATGTTCTTCGACGACCCCATGGCGGCCTTTTCCAATCTCCGACGCTGGCTGTCGCCGGACGGCCGGTTCACCTTCGCCGTCTGGGGTCCGCCGACCGACAACCCGTGGATGTCGACCGTGCGCGAGGCGGCGGTCGGCATCGTCGATCTTCCGGAAGCCGAAGACGACCAGCCTGGTCCCTTCCGTTATGCCCAGGCCGAGCGCTTCGTCGCGCTTCTCGAAGCCGCAGGGTTCCGTGACGTCGAGACCACTCCATGGCGCGAGAAGCTCGCCACCGGCGGCGGCCTCCCAGCCGCCGAAGCGGCGGACTTCGCCCTCGACTCCTTCTCCATCGGCGAGCTGATCACCGCCGCCGGCGACGAAGCCCGCGCGGCGGTGCGGCGCATCCTGATCGAGAAATTCTCGCGTCACCTCGAGGACGGAGTGGTTCGCATGAGGGCCGCCGTGAACCTCGTCTCGGGAGCTCCGTCGCACCGAACTTGA
- a CDS encoding bacteriorhodopsin: MNTLALITQYFYWISFLCLASGTIYFFMERSSLLEEYRSTATTAGIVCFIAALNYWVMQDMVGRDGSIESILNFPTEFRYLDWLITTPLILTKFPTLLGFDEDRRPLLVTLIFADLVMIICGYAGEQAINQAGGNFSGMGVGMFIASSAAFAFIVYLLYSVVTTAARDKLKPIQDGLSRLKLFIAIGWSIYPIGYLMSMFGIGPEGQMLRELIYNVADVVTKVGFGLVAVFAVRQVSRDQSIRKAIADL, encoded by the coding sequence GTGAATACTCTCGCCCTAATTACGCAGTACTTTTATTGGATTTCTTTTCTGTGTTTGGCGTCCGGAACGATCTACTTCTTCATGGAGCGCAGCTCGCTCTTGGAGGAGTACCGCTCGACGGCGACCACGGCCGGCATCGTCTGCTTTATCGCGGCGCTGAACTACTGGGTGATGCAGGACATGGTGGGGCGCGACGGTTCGATCGAGTCGATTCTCAATTTCCCGACCGAGTTTCGCTACCTCGACTGGTTGATCACGACACCGTTGATCCTGACCAAGTTCCCGACTTTGCTGGGCTTCGATGAGGATCGCCGGCCGCTGCTGGTGACTTTGATCTTCGCCGACCTGGTGATGATCATCTGCGGCTATGCCGGTGAGCAGGCGATCAACCAGGCCGGTGGCAACTTCTCCGGCATGGGCGTTGGCATGTTCATCGCTTCGTCGGCGGCCTTCGCCTTCATCGTCTACTTGCTCTACTCGGTGGTGACCACCGCCGCGCGCGACAAGCTGAAGCCGATTCAGGACGGCCTCTCGCGCCTCAAGCTCTTCATCGCCATCGGTTGGTCGATCTACCCGATCGGTTACCTGATGTCGATGTTCGGCATCGGCCCCGAGGGCCAGATGCTGCGCGAGCTGATCTACAACGTCGCCGACGTCGTCACCAAGGTGGGCTTCGGTCTGGTGGCCGTCTTCGCCGTGCGCCAGGTGTCCCGCGACCAGTCCATCCGTAAGGCGATCGCTGACCTGTGA
- a CDS encoding VOC family protein, which yields MTRQQSLLHVALVVADYDEAIAFYTRKLGFSLVEDTYQPEQDKRWVVVAPPGARESTLLLARAATPEQEKFIGNQSGGRVFLFLRTDDFWRDYEAFRARGIRFVREPKTESYGTVAVFEDLYGNRWDLIEPS from the coding sequence ATGACCCGCCAGCAGTCCCTCCTCCACGTCGCCTTGGTGGTCGCCGATTACGACGAAGCCATCGCTTTCTATACGCGCAAGCTCGGTTTTTCCCTGGTCGAGGACACCTACCAGCCAGAGCAAGACAAGCGTTGGGTGGTGGTGGCACCGCCCGGGGCCCGCGAGTCGACCTTGCTACTGGCTCGCGCGGCGACCCCCGAGCAGGAGAAGTTCATCGGCAACCAGTCCGGTGGCAGGGTCTTTCTCTTTCTGCGCACCGACGACTTCTGGCGCGACTACGAGGCCTTTCGGGCTCGCGGAATCCGCTTCGTCCGCGAGCCCAAAACCGAGTCCTACGGCACCGTCGCCGTCTTCGAAGATCTCTACGGCAATCGCTGGGACCTGATCGAGCCGAGCTGA